One Streptomyces sp. ML-6 genomic region harbors:
- the zwf gene encoding glucose-6-phosphate dehydrogenase: MSGVPGANPLRDPQDRRLPRIAGPSGLVIFGVTGDLSRKKLMPAVYDLANRGLLPPGFSLIGFARREWQDEDFAQEVHDAVKQHARTPFREEVWQQLIQGMRFVQGNFDDDEAFDQLKTTIQELDKAQGTGGNFAFYLSVPPKFFPKVVQQLKKHGLADQREGSWRRAVIEKPFGHDLASAQELNQIVHDVFPPNEVFRIDHYLGKETVQNILALRFANTMFEPIWNRSYVDHVQITMAEDIGIGGRAGYYDGIGAARDVIQNHLLQLLALTAMEEPGSFHPKALVAEKLKVLTAVELPEDLGKHTVRGQYAHAWQGGEEVLGYLEEDGIDPKSTTDTFAAIKLTINNRRWAGVPFYLRTGKRLGRRVTEIAVVFKRAPYLPFESGATEELGGNALVIRVQPDEGVTVRFGSKVPGTSMEVRDVTMDFAYGESFTESSPEAYERLILDVLLGDANLFPRHQEVELSWNILDPIEEYWDKHGKPAQYPAGTWGPAEADEMLARDGRSWRRP, encoded by the coding sequence TTGTCTGGTGTTCCCGGAGCCAACCCGCTTCGTGACCCCCAGGACCGACGGCTCCCGCGCATCGCGGGGCCGTCGGGTCTGGTGATCTTCGGGGTCACGGGCGATTTGTCCCGCAAAAAGCTGATGCCCGCCGTCTACGACCTGGCCAACCGCGGCCTGCTGCCGCCGGGCTTCTCGCTCATCGGTTTCGCCCGCCGCGAGTGGCAGGACGAGGACTTCGCACAGGAGGTCCACGACGCCGTCAAGCAGCACGCCCGCACGCCGTTCCGCGAGGAGGTCTGGCAGCAGCTCATCCAGGGGATGCGCTTCGTCCAGGGCAACTTCGACGACGACGAGGCCTTCGATCAGCTGAAGACCACGATCCAGGAGCTCGACAAGGCACAGGGCACGGGCGGCAACTTCGCCTTCTACCTGTCCGTGCCGCCGAAGTTCTTCCCCAAGGTGGTCCAGCAGCTCAAGAAGCACGGACTGGCCGACCAGAGGGAGGGCTCCTGGCGGCGCGCCGTCATCGAGAAGCCCTTCGGCCACGACCTGGCGAGCGCTCAGGAGCTCAACCAGATCGTGCACGACGTGTTCCCGCCCAACGAGGTCTTCCGGATCGACCACTACCTGGGCAAGGAGACGGTCCAGAACATCCTGGCGCTGCGGTTCGCCAACACGATGTTCGAGCCGATCTGGAACCGGTCGTACGTCGACCACGTGCAGATCACGATGGCCGAGGACATCGGCATCGGCGGTCGTGCCGGGTACTACGACGGCATCGGCGCCGCCCGTGACGTCATCCAGAACCACCTGCTCCAGCTGCTCGCGCTGACCGCCATGGAGGAGCCCGGCTCCTTCCACCCGAAGGCCCTGGTCGCCGAGAAGCTCAAAGTGCTCACGGCGGTGGAGCTGCCGGAGGACCTGGGCAAGCACACGGTGCGCGGCCAGTACGCGCACGCCTGGCAGGGCGGCGAGGAGGTCCTCGGCTATCTGGAGGAGGACGGCATCGACCCCAAGTCGACGACCGACACCTTCGCCGCGATCAAGCTGACGATCAACAACCGCCGCTGGGCGGGCGTGCCGTTCTACCTCCGTACCGGCAAGCGGCTCGGCCGCCGGGTCACGGAGATCGCGGTCGTCTTCAAGCGGGCCCCCTACCTGCCCTTCGAGTCCGGCGCGACCGAGGAGCTGGGCGGCAACGCCCTGGTCATCCGGGTCCAGCCGGACGAGGGCGTGACCGTGCGGTTCGGCTCCAAGGTGCCCGGCACCTCGATGGAGGTCCGGGACGTCACGATGGACTTCGCGTACGGCGAGTCCTTCACGGAGTCCAGCCCGGAGGCGTACGAGCGGCTCATCCTCGACGTGCTGCTCGGCGACGCCAACCTCTTCCCCCGGCACCAGGAGGTCGAGCTCTCCTGGAACATCCTCGACCCGATCGAGGAGTACTGGGACAAGCACGGCAAGCCCGCGCAGTACCCGGCCGGCACCTGGGGTCCGGCCGAGGCCGACGAGATGCTCGCACGAGACGGACGGAGCTGGCGCCGGCCATGA
- the tal gene encoding transaldolase, producing MTDALKRLSEEGVAIWLDDLSRKRITSGNLSELIDEQHVVGVTTNPSIFQKAISAGDGYEQQLTDLATRKVTVDEAIRMITTADVRDAADILRPVFDATDGQDGRVSIEVDPRLAHHTDATVAEAKQLAWLVDRPNTLIKIPATKAGLPAITEVIGKGISVNVTLIFSLERYREVMDAYLAGLEKAKAAGLDLSEIHSVASFFVSRVDTEIDKRLDAIGTDEAKALKGKAALANARLAYQAYEEVFGSERWAALDRAHANKQRPLWASTGVKDPAYKDTLYVVDLVAPGTVNTMPEATLDATADHGEVTGDTVTGTYEQSRAELDAVAALGISYDDVVQLLEDEGVEKFEASWIDLLNSTEAELKRLAPSEG from the coding sequence ATGACAGACGCACTCAAGCGCCTCTCCGAGGAGGGCGTGGCGATCTGGCTCGATGACCTGTCGCGCAAGCGGATCACCTCGGGCAACCTGTCCGAGCTGATCGACGAGCAGCACGTCGTTGGTGTCACCACCAACCCGTCGATCTTCCAGAAGGCCATCTCTGCGGGCGACGGCTACGAGCAGCAGCTCACCGACCTCGCCACCCGCAAGGTCACCGTCGACGAGGCGATCCGCATGATCACCACGGCCGACGTGCGGGACGCGGCCGACATCCTTCGTCCGGTGTTCGACGCCACGGACGGCCAGGACGGCCGGGTCTCCATCGAGGTCGACCCGCGGCTGGCCCACCACACCGACGCCACCGTCGCCGAGGCCAAGCAGCTGGCCTGGCTGGTGGACCGCCCCAACACCCTCATCAAGATCCCGGCGACGAAGGCCGGTCTCCCGGCGATCACCGAGGTCATCGGCAAGGGCATCAGCGTCAACGTCACGCTGATCTTCTCGCTGGAGCGCTACCGCGAGGTCATGGACGCCTACCTGGCGGGTCTGGAGAAGGCGAAGGCCGCGGGCCTGGACCTGTCCGAGATCCACTCGGTGGCCTCGTTCTTCGTGTCCCGCGTGGACACCGAGATCGACAAGCGGCTCGACGCGATCGGCACCGACGAGGCCAAGGCCCTCAAGGGGAAGGCGGCGCTCGCCAACGCCCGTCTCGCCTACCAGGCGTACGAGGAGGTCTTCGGCTCGGAGCGCTGGGCCGCCCTGGACCGGGCGCACGCCAACAAGCAGCGTCCGCTGTGGGCCTCGACCGGCGTCAAGGACCCCGCGTACAAGGACACCCTGTACGTCGTCGACCTGGTCGCCCCCGGCACGGTGAACACCATGCCCGAGGCCACCCTGGACGCCACGGCCGACCACGGGGAGGTCACCGGCGACACCGTCACCGGCACCTACGAGCAGTCCCGCGCCGAGCTGGACGCCGTGGCGGCGCTCGGCATCTCCTACGACGACGTCGTCCAGCTCCTGGAGGACGAGGGCGTGGAGAAGTTCGAGGCGTCCTGGATCGACCTGCTCAACTCGACCGAGGCGGAGCTCAAGCGCCTCGCCCCTTCGGAGGGCTGA